Part of the Geodermatophilus obscurus DSM 43160 genome is shown below.
ACCTGCCCGACCTGGTGGGCGTTCCCGTACCCGGAGCCGGTGGAGCAGTACGACTGCACGCCGGTGCTCGCCCCCGGGCCGTACGGCTACGACGAGGAGATGGTCGGCAACCTGCGCTCCTACCAGCGCTACTTCTACACCCCGGGTCCGGTGCTGGGCGTCTGCCTGCTCGTGGGCCTCGGCGCCCTGCTGGCGCGCCGGCGCGGCTGGCAGGACCGGCTGGACCCGGCCCTCCTGGCGCTGCTGGGGCTCACCCTCATGGCCGGTCCGGCAGCGACCGCCTCGTTCGACTTCCGCTACGTGCTGCCCACGCTGGCCGTCCTGCCCCCGGCCGCTGCCCTGGCGCTGCGCGGGGTCTCCCTACGGCGACGGCGGGCCGAGCGGGCTGCCGCGGAGGAGCCCCGGCCGGAGCCCGCACCGGCGGCCGGCTGACGTACCTCGATCCCGTCCCGGGCCCCGCCGCGAGCCTGGTGAGTGGAAGGACCCCCTTGCCCCCCACCGCTCGCGAGCTCGCAGCGGGCCCCTGCAAGCGGGCCGAGAAATCCTTCTTCAGGCTGCGTCGCCCTCCAGGCCGAGGTCCTCGAGACCGGCCATGACCTCGTTGGTCTGCAGGGTCACCAGCCAGGCGAGCGCGTGGTCCTCCACCGGCCGGCCCGAGACGTCGGCGATGGCCTCGAGCTGGGCGGCGACCAGACCACGGGCGGCCTGGTAGACGTCGGCCGCGCTCACCGCCGTCCCGAGCTCGGCGAGCCAGAGCCGGCCGTCCCGCAGCACGCGGACCTCCGGCCGGCTCCCGACCCCGAGGTCGGCGGCCGCGCTGGCGAGCAGGGACATGCCGGCGCGCAGCTCGGTGCGGCGATCACGACGGCGGGGCGACGACGGCACGGACACGGGTGCCACCTCTCGGACGGGCCCGTGGGGCCACGGCTACGTGCCCTCGATCTCGGCAGTCCCGGGCGCCGGCCGGACGGCTCGGCACACGGATGTGACACCGCGGATCTCCCGTGACGGGCGAGCCGGGTCGTCGCACACGGACGCGGCCCCGGTCCCCTCTGCAGGGGGCCGGGGCCGCGGTCGTGGTCGGCCTCAGCAGCAGCGGCTGACCGGGTTGCGCTCCCGCTCGTCAGCGCGGCGCCGCTCGAACTCCCGCCGGCTCATCGGCTCGTGCCCGTGCTCGGCGCAGTGCCGCAGGTAGTCGTCCCACCGCGCCTCCCCGGTGAGCTCCTTGAGGTACCAGTGCACCCCTCTGAGCGCCCGGGTGACAGCTGACCGGACGGCGGTCGCGTTCCCGTCGATCACCGCGACGGACCCTCCTCCGTGAAGGTGCCGTGGCCCCGCGTGCCCGCGCCGACCAGCCGCTCCTGCTCGGCCATCGCGCGCTTCTCCTCCGCGGTCGCGAACAGACCGGAGGGCTCGACGATCGACGACGGCACCGCCGGCTCCTCGGTGGTCGGCACCGCGCCGCGTGCCCGGAGCGCCCGGGCGATCACGACGACGGCGTTCACCACCACGACGAGGACCAGGAGCGCGAAGACGGCCTGCAGCACGCCGTTCAGCGTCGAGTTGTAGATGATCCGGTCCATCTGCTCGGCGCTCTGCGCCGGTGCCAGGAGCTCCCCCGCCGCCTGGGCGTCGGCGTACCGCTGCCGCTGCGCGAAGTAGCCGACCCTCGGGTCGGCCGAGAACACCTTCTGCCAGCTCGCCGTCATCGTGATGATCAGGTCCCAGGCCAGCGGGATCCCGGTCACCCAGGCGTACTTAGCCTTGCCGTGCTTGATCAACAGCACGGTGACGAGGGTCAGGGCGATGCCGGCCAGCAGCTGGTTGGCGATGCCGAACAGCGGGAAGAGCTGGTTGACGCCACCGAGGGGGTCGGTGACCCCGACGTAGAGGATGTAGCCCCACAGCGCGACCACCACGGCGCTGGCCATGATGTTGCCCGGCCGCCAGGACAGGTCGCCGAAGCGCTTCCAGACGTTGCCGATCGTGTCCTGGAGCATGAACCGGCCCACGCGGGTGCCGGCGTCGACGGCGGTGAGGATGAACAGCGCCTCGAACATGATCGCGAAGTGGTACCAGAAGGCCGCCATCCCGGCGCCGAACGCCTGCGACAGGATGTTGGCGATGCCGACGGCCAGGGTCGGCGCGCCGCCGGTGCGGGAGACCAGGCTGGGCTCCTGGATCGCCGCGGAGGCCGCTGCCAGGTCCTGCGCCGTGGTGTCGAAACCCAGCCCGTTGACGTAGGCGGCGGCGCTCTCCGCCGTGCCGCCGGTGACGCCGGCCGGCGCGTTCATCGCGAAGTAGAGCCCCTGGTCGATGACCACCGCCGCGATCAGGGCGCTGATGGCGACGAAGGACTCCATGAGCATGCCGCCGTAGCCGATCAGGCGGACCTGGCCCTCCTTGGCGACCATCTTCGGCGTCGTCCCGGACGAGATCAGGGCGTGGAAGCCCGACAGCGCGCCGCAGGCGATGGTGATGAAGACGAACGGGAACAGCGAGCCGGCGAAGACCGGGCCGGTGCCCTCCCGGGCGAACTCGCTGACCGCGTCGGCCTGCAGCACCGGCCGGGCCAGGAGCAGGCCGACGGCGAGCAGGACGATGACGCCGATCTTCATGA
Proteins encoded:
- a CDS encoding carbon starvation CstA family protein → MSTTVSRSDTDGGPPGGAGRRRPSLKTVLVWTAVAIVGAVAWTVLALARGETVSALWILFAALSSYAIAYRFYAKFIARRVLQVDDRRATPAERLHNGIDFDVTDRRVLFGHHFAAIAGAGPLVGPVLAAQMGYLPGTIWIIVGVIFAGAVQDMTVLFFSMRRNGKSLGQMVREEIGIVGGIAALIAVFAIMIIILAVLALIVVNALAESPWGVFSIALTIPIALFMGVYLRTIRPGRVLEATAIGVVLLLAAVIGGGLIDDTGLGEALTLSKEWLVLALVVYGFVASVLPVWLLLTPRDYLSTFMKIGVIVLLAVGLLLARPVLQADAVSEFAREGTGPVFAGSLFPFVFITIACGALSGFHALISSGTTPKMVAKEGQVRLIGYGGMLMESFVAISALIAAVVIDQGLYFAMNAPAGVTGGTAESAAAYVNGLGFDTTAQDLAAASAAIQEPSLVSRTGGAPTLAVGIANILSQAFGAGMAAFWYHFAIMFEALFILTAVDAGTRVGRFMLQDTIGNVWKRFGDLSWRPGNIMASAVVVALWGYILYVGVTDPLGGVNQLFPLFGIANQLLAGIALTLVTVLLIKHGKAKYAWVTGIPLAWDLIITMTASWQKVFSADPRVGYFAQRQRYADAQAAGELLAPAQSAEQMDRIIYNSTLNGVLQAVFALLVLVVVVNAVVVIARALRARGAVPTTEEPAVPSSIVEPSGLFATAEEKRAMAEQERLVGAGTRGHGTFTEEGPSR
- a CDS encoding YbdD/YjiX family protein, producing the protein MIDGNATAVRSAVTRALRGVHWYLKELTGEARWDDYLRHCAEHGHEPMSRREFERRRADERERNPVSRCC